The following are encoded together in the Bacteroidales bacterium MB20-C3-3 genome:
- the recQ gene encoding DNA helicase RecQ translates to MQTSSEFLHNQLKQFFGFDSFKGEQEEVIRHLMSGNDSFVLMPTGGGKSLCYQLPALLMPGVAIIISPLIALMKNQVDAIRGFVIEKEGIAHFLNSSLNKAQIQEVKDDLLSGQTKLLYVAPESLTKEENINLLKQVKISFYAVDEAHCISEWGHDFRPEYRRINSIVQEIGEAPVIALTATATPKVQNDIQRNLGMLDAKVFKTSFNRQNLYYEIRSKVNTEREIIKFIKSNQGKSGIIYCLSRKKVEEVAQLLSVNGIKALPYHAGLDASTRASNQDKFLMEDVDVIVATIAFGMGIDKPDVRFVIHYDIPKSLESYYQETGRSGRDGGEGKCIAFYSYKDIQKLEKFMQGKPISEQEIGRQLLLETAAYAESSLCRRKILLNYFGEEYTEDNCGACDNCLVPKKMFDGKEEVALLLELILSMKEQFKAEHLANILAGVSNSIIKSYNHHNIEFFGAGKSKGVRFWLAVIRQSLVHHLIEKDIERYGLISCTDAGKAFFENPVEIMLAEDREYADGESDDEPVVSGGSKSSSAGDEILLAMLKDLRQSVSKRYKLPPFVVFSDPSLEDMSIHYPISLEELKNCQGVGEGKAKKFGKEFVELISKYVTENEIERPVDFVVKSVVNKSAIKVSIIQGIDRKLPLEDIAESKGLEMDEILNEIEAIVNSGTKINIDYYIRQTIDEDKTDDIYEYFRTEAVSDSLKEASDELGRGYTEEEIRLVRIKFLAEMGN, encoded by the coding sequence ATGCAAACCAGTTCTGAGTTTTTGCACAATCAGCTTAAGCAATTTTTCGGCTTTGATAGCTTCAAAGGTGAACAGGAGGAGGTCATAAGGCACCTCATGTCAGGCAATGATTCTTTTGTTCTGATGCCTACAGGTGGAGGGAAATCCCTTTGCTATCAGCTTCCGGCGCTGCTGATGCCGGGAGTCGCAATTATTATATCACCACTTATTGCTTTAATGAAGAATCAGGTTGATGCAATAAGGGGATTTGTCATTGAAAAGGAGGGGATTGCTCACTTCTTGAATTCATCGCTAAACAAAGCTCAGATTCAGGAGGTAAAGGATGATCTTCTATCCGGACAGACAAAACTGCTATATGTTGCACCTGAGTCTCTTACAAAAGAGGAGAATATTAATCTTCTTAAACAGGTAAAAATATCATTTTATGCAGTTGATGAGGCACACTGTATCTCTGAATGGGGTCACGATTTTCGCCCGGAGTACAGGAGAATTAACTCCATTGTCCAGGAGATTGGTGAGGCTCCCGTAATTGCTCTTACTGCTACTGCAACTCCTAAGGTTCAAAATGATATTCAGCGAAACCTGGGTATGCTGGATGCAAAGGTTTTCAAAACATCTTTCAACAGACAAAATTTATACTACGAAATTCGATCAAAGGTTAACACTGAGAGAGAGATTATCAAATTCATAAAATCTAATCAGGGTAAATCAGGAATTATTTATTGTCTGAGCAGAAAAAAAGTTGAAGAGGTCGCACAGCTTCTCTCTGTTAATGGGATCAAGGCTCTTCCGTACCACGCGGGTCTTGATGCATCAACCAGAGCATCCAATCAGGATAAATTTTTAATGGAAGATGTTGATGTAATTGTTGCAACGATAGCTTTTGGTATGGGTATCGATAAACCCGATGTAAGATTTGTAATTCATTACGATATTCCTAAAAGTCTGGAGAGCTACTATCAGGAGACCGGCAGATCAGGAAGAGATGGAGGAGAGGGTAAATGCATTGCTTTTTATTCATACAAAGACATTCAGAAGCTTGAGAAATTTATGCAGGGAAAGCCGATTTCAGAACAAGAGATTGGCAGACAGCTCCTTTTGGAGACTGCTGCATACGCCGAGTCCAGTCTTTGCAGGAGAAAGATATTGTTGAACTATTTTGGTGAGGAGTATACGGAGGATAATTGTGGCGCTTGTGATAACTGCCTTGTCCCTAAAAAAATGTTTGATGGCAAGGAGGAGGTGGCTCTGCTTCTTGAGCTTATACTATCGATGAAGGAGCAGTTTAAAGCAGAGCATCTTGCAAATATTCTTGCAGGAGTCTCCAACTCAATAATAAAGTCCTACAATCATCATAATATAGAATTCTTTGGAGCGGGAAAATCAAAAGGTGTCAGATTTTGGCTGGCGGTAATCCGTCAGTCTCTTGTTCATCATCTTATTGAAAAAGATATTGAGCGCTACGGATTAATCTCCTGTACTGATGCGGGAAAAGCATTTTTTGAAAATCCGGTTGAGATAATGCTTGCTGAAGACAGGGAGTACGCCGATGGAGAGTCGGATGATGAGCCGGTTGTCTCCGGCGGCTCAAAATCCTCTTCTGCAGGCGATGAAATACTCCTGGCGATGCTGAAGGATTTAAGACAGTCGGTATCAAAGAGGTATAAACTCCCTCCTTTTGTAGTTTTTTCTGATCCATCTCTTGAGGATATGTCAATACATTATCCAATATCTCTTGAAGAGCTCAAGAATTGTCAGGGAGTAGGAGAGGGCAAGGCTAAGAAATTTGGAAAGGAGTTTGTTGAGCTTATCTCAAAATATGTTACTGAAAACGAAATAGAGAGACCTGTAGATTTTGTTGTAAAATCAGTAGTTAATAAATCTGCAATTAAAGTGTCTATAATACAGGGGATTGACAGAAAATTGCCTTTGGAAGATATTGCTGAATCAAAGGGGTTGGAGATGGATGAAATCCTGAATGAAATTGAGGCTATCGTTAATTCCGGTACTAAAATAAATATCGAC